ACTAATGATAAAATTTTTATCTCTAGGAACAAAAATATACTCTATATCTTCATAATCTTTTTGAACAATTTGAAATTGTTTTATCCAATCTTTATAAGATAAAATAGTTCTAAAATAACATCCATCAAAAAAACCACCATCTCGAGTTTTAAATATTGAGGTTATACGACCATTGATCTCTTTTAGATAACCTGAATTATTTCCAATTTGCGCAACATCTCCAATATCATAACGAATTAAAGGCATAGCATAATTATTTAGATTAGTTATATATACATTTCCCAAATCTTTAGTTTGATTTAAATCTTTATCTAATACTTCAACTTTTTGATTCCAAGCACTAATTCTTAATCCTTTTGAAGTATTATCTGAGCAAGCCATATCACCTACTTCTCTTGAACCATAACGATTATAGACTTTACTTCTAAACGCTTTTTCTATTGTATTCTTCATTTCATCATCTAAAGTTCCAGCTGTACATAAAATTCCCTTAGGAGGATAAACTTCAAAATCATTTTCAAGAGCGTATTTTGCAAATTCAATCATTACATGAACATATCCTTCAACCCACTCTGGTTCTAATTTATTCCATAATTCTAGATATTCTGAAAATTTATCTGTTCTCATTTTAAACATATTGAGCTCGGTTCTATTGTATAATTTATTTCTTAATACAATTTTTGGATCTTCACGACCTTCAAGTATGTCTGTTTCAGAACCCCAAAGTCTAAGTTCAGTTCCGCCAATACTTGCACCTGCAACTGTTTTGTAATAGATTTTGTTTGCAATATTCCATGTTTTATAATTCTCATCTTGTATAAATCTTGCTGGCTCTCCTGAAGAACCTCCTGAAGTATTGTATCCCCAGTTCATTTTTTCTAGATTTCTAGATTTCAAATTTTCAAATTCATCACGCAAAATCTTTTTTGTAAGGATAGGTATTTTAGAGAAATTATCTAAATTCACATTAAGGTTTCTATCAACTACTTTTACTTTTGATAAAACTTTAGTATAGTATGGAACATTTAAATATGAATGGATTAATAATTTTTTTAATTTTTCTTCTTGATATTCATTGATTTCTTCCTGTGTTAGTTTAGAAATTCTTTTTATTTCTGTTATATTCTGATATATTTTTCTGTATCCTAAATAAAGCATTGCATTAGTTATTTTTTTTCTTATATCTTTTTTCATTTTAGTCTCCTCCGACATCTAATCTACTTGAATGTTTTATCTTATTTCTCTTACTCAAAATTGAGATTATAGGTTTTAAATATAGATTTTTAAAATTACTTGTTGATTTAATCATATTATATGAATCGTTAAGAATTGCACCTCTTCTAACTTTGTATTTGTATTGTCCAGTACCTAATTCTAAGTTTTTTTTTAATTTTTCAATACTATAAATTAAAGGTTCATATAGAACTGTATTAAAAAAAGCAAATCCTTGTTTTTCTTTTGAATTTAATTGACCAGCTTTTAATCCTATAACTCTAGAATCATCTTCAATTACAACTAGAGCTGATTGAATCTCACCATTTAGTTTTCCTATGAAGTATGTTACTTTTTTAGAATTTTTATCTAGTGCTAAAAGAAATTCTTTATATAGTTTAAACTCTTCTTTGTTTCCACCATATTTTTCAATATTGTCTTCAAATATTTTAAAGATATTGTTCTCATATTTTCCAAGTTTTTTTATTCTTTCAACAGTATAATCTGAATTGATGAAATTTTTAATATCTTTTTTAATTGTATGCCTTCGAGATTTGGAGAGTTTTGTAATATGTTCATCAAAGTTTTTACCTTTAGTAAAAATTTTAATTTTGAAACCTGAGAATATAGGCATTAAAAATCGAGTTTCTTTACTTAAATCATCATCTTCAATTCCTAAGAATCCATATGATTTATATTTCTCTTCTAATGCTATAGATTTTAGTTTTTGAGTTATTAGTTCAAATAATTCATTCTTATTGTATTTCTCTTCAATTTTGAACATTTTATAAAATGGTGAATATGGAAAATAACAAAGAAGTGAAGGATTAAGTGTTAAGAAAGGTTTAGTGAATTTATAATATTTACCAAATAGTGATTTTTCTAAATTATCATAGATTGTTTTTGTCTGCCCATAAAAAACAGCAATTGCAATTATGCTTTTTTTATCAAATATCTCTAAGTAATAGGATTTACTACCAATTTCAAGATTTTCAACTATTTTCAATAGTTCAGATTTCATGAAACAAAAATCTGCAAAATTATCCCATTGTTTTGTGTCAATCTCTTCGATACTCCTTGAAATTTTAGTTTCGTATTTCATTTTTCCACCATGTATAAAAATGAAGAAATTTTTTCAAAATTTCTTAACATGCTCAAAAATAGTATTTTTGGCACACCGAAATCTTTGATTTCTTGTGATGCAATACTAAGTATTTTGCTTTGTTTCATTTTATTATCTCC
The genomic region above belongs to Candidatus Woesearchaeota archaeon and contains:
- a CDS encoding peptidogalycan biosysnthesis protein, which translates into the protein MKYETKISRSIEEIDTKQWDNFADFCFMKSELLKIVENLEIGSKSYYLEIFDKKSIIAIAVFYGQTKTIYDNLEKSLFGKYYKFTKPFLTLNPSLLCYFPYSPFYKMFKIEEKYNKNELFELITQKLKSIALEEKYKSYGFLGIEDDDLSKETRFLMPIFSGFKIKIFTKGKNFDEHITKLSKSRRHTIKKDIKNFINSDYTVERIKKLGKYENNIFKIFEDNIEKYGGNKEEFKLYKEFLLALDKNSKKVTYFIGKLNGEIQSALVVIEDDSRVIGLKAGQLNSKEKQGFAFFNTVLYEPLIYSIEKLKKNLELGTGQYKYKVRRGAILNDSYNMIKSTSNFKNLYLKPIISILSKRNKIKHSSRLDVGGD